The Toxorhynchites rutilus septentrionalis strain SRP chromosome 3, ASM2978413v1, whole genome shotgun sequence genome includes a region encoding these proteins:
- the LOC129776228 gene encoding uncharacterized protein K02A2.6-like, protein MVRVEDDVSSCFHDSIQDLPVTHKSLKIATKKDAVLQKVISYTQGSWPSRCEGIEDVEVRSFFSRRDSYSVIDDCIMMADRIVVPKSLQKRILKQVHQGHPGIERAKAIARGIVFWPTIDEDITNYVRRCPSCANAAKSPPHAQPQPWPRAEGPWQRLHIDFAGPVDGEYYLVVVDSFSKWPEILQTRYPTTSTTTTFLRECFARFGISTVIVSDNGSQFTSAEFRDFCEEFGIVHFRTAPYHPQSNGQAERFVDTLKRSLKKIVDGGEKSTLTALQMFLYVYRSTPSAVLSGQSPAEVMLGRKMRTTLDLLRPSPKPEFHPQHQPVKRSFLAGARVYAKVYSANDKWKWMPGIVLEAIGNVNYNILLDCQVGRRKVLRSHIDQLRTGMEEVAPAPAPLSILIDDFGLTPAEPTPQLDRTQSSIQNDQPTPNEVLNLDQPTSDEEHVESAEVLDLQDTLSSEGDETLLSMDVPQPILTSTPLQRPVRSTRPPIKFQHYHCYQIRGGDATLATMTVDRSQ, encoded by the coding sequence ATGGTTCGAGTCGAAGATGACGTTAGTTCCTGTTTCCATGACTCTATTCAAGATCTTCCAGTCACCCACAAGAGCCTGAAGATCGCCACTAAGAAGGATGCCGTGCTCCAGAAGGTAATTTCTTACACACAAGGTTCCTGGCCATCACGGTGCGAAGGTATCGAAGATGTAGAAGTTCGATCTTTCTTCAGCCGTCGAGATTCCTACTCCGTAATTGACGACTGTATCATGATGGCGGATCGAATTGTAGTTCCCAAAAGCCTGCAGAAAAGGATCCTCAAGCAAGTTCACCAAGGACATCCTGGCATCGAACGGGCAAAAGCTATCGCTCGTGGAATCGTTTTCTGGCCGACAATAGATGAAGACATCACCAACTACGTTCGTAGATGCCCAAGCTGTGCGAATGCTGCAAAATCTCCACCACATGCTCAACCACAACCGTGGCCTCGAGCTGAAGGACCCTGGCAACGACTCCACATCGATTTCGCTGGACCTGTGGATGGAGAATACTATTTAGTTGTGGTGGATTCTTTCTCAAAGTGGCCGGAAATACTGCAAACTCGTTACCCGACTACTTCCACAACGACTACATTTCTTCGAGAATGCTTCGCAAGATTTGGAATTTCTACAGTCATTGTGTCGGACAATGGAAGCCAGTTCACCAGTGCTGAATTCCGTGATTTCTGCGAAGAATTTGGGATCGTCCATTTCCGTACAGCTCCGTATCATCCACAATCAAACGGGCAAGCGGAGAGGTTTGTGGACACCTTGAAGagatcgctgaagaaaattgtcGACGGAGGAGAGAAGTCAACCCTTACTGCGCTTCAAATGTTCCTGTACGTCTACAGATCCACTCCATCAGCGGTTCTGAGTGGACAATCTCCAGCCGAGGTAATGCTTGGACGCAAGATGAGGACAACTTTGGACCTGTTACGACCGTCACCCAAACCAGAATTTCACCCGCAACATCAACCAGTCAAGCGAAGTTTCCTAGCTGGTGCTCGAGTTTATGCCAAAGTCTACTCTGCAAACGATAAGTGGAAGTGGATGCCCGGTATTGTGCTCGAAGCTATTGGCAACGTCAACTACAACATATTATTGGACTGCCAAGTTGGTCGACGCAAAGTGCTACGTTCGCACATTGATCAACTCCGAACGGGAATGGAAGAAGTTGCtcctgcaccagcaccattatctATCTTGATTGACGACTTTGGACTTACTCCAGCTGAACCAACACCTCAGCTGGACAGAACCCAATCTTCGATCCAGAACGATCAACCAACACCTAATGAAGTCCTGAACTTGGATCAACCAACATCTGATGAGGAGCACGTTGAGTCAGCCGAGGTTCTTGATCTTCAAGATACGTTGTCGAGTGAAGGAGATGAAACTCTACTGTCAATGGATGTTCCCCAGCCGATTCTGACATCGACACCTTTGCAACGTCCCGTGCGATCAACCCGGCCACCAATCAAGTTTCAACATTACCACTGCTACCAAATTAGAGGGGGAGATGCTACCTTGGCTACCATGACTGTTGATAGATCACAGTAG